The Gemmatimonadota bacterium genome window below encodes:
- a CDS encoding acetyl-CoA carboxylase carboxyltransferase subunit alpha: protein MTSDSAPNGDIVVGQPDFERPISELERQITELQRMAREHELDVSAELEVLQVKLAEQREEVYRNMTAVNRVQLARHPKRPYALDYIDMVFEDWTELHGDRAYRDDEAIVGGWARLDGRTVMVIGHQKGRDMKENLRRNFGMPHPEGYRKALRLMHQADKFGHPVVTLIDTPGAYPGLGAEERGQAEAIARNLLEMAGLGVPLVSVVIGEGGSGGALALGVTDRILMLENSVYSVISPEGCAAILWKTADRRDQAAEALKITAPDLIELGVVDEVIPEPQGGAHNGPGEAADAVHEALVRHLDELVAMSADERRATRWAKYEAMGSWREAE, encoded by the coding sequence ATGACGTCCGACTCCGCCCCCAACGGCGACATCGTCGTCGGCCAGCCGGACTTCGAGCGCCCCATCTCGGAGCTGGAGCGCCAGATCACCGAGCTGCAGCGCATGGCACGCGAGCACGAGCTGGATGTGAGCGCCGAGTTGGAGGTCCTCCAGGTCAAGCTCGCCGAGCAGCGGGAAGAGGTCTACCGCAACATGACCGCGGTGAACCGCGTGCAGCTCGCCCGCCACCCCAAGCGCCCCTACGCCCTCGACTACATCGACATGGTGTTCGAGGACTGGACCGAGTTGCACGGCGATCGCGCGTATCGGGACGACGAGGCGATCGTGGGTGGCTGGGCGCGGCTGGACGGGCGCACGGTGATGGTCATCGGCCACCAGAAGGGCCGCGACATGAAGGAGAACCTGCGCCGCAACTTCGGCATGCCCCACCCGGAGGGCTACCGCAAGGCGCTTCGGCTGATGCACCAGGCCGACAAGTTCGGGCACCCCGTCGTGACGCTCATCGACACGCCGGGCGCGTATCCCGGATTGGGCGCGGAAGAGCGTGGGCAGGCCGAAGCCATCGCCCGCAACCTGCTCGAGATGGCGGGCCTCGGGGTGCCGCTCGTGTCCGTGGTGATCGGAGAGGGGGGCAGCGGGGGGGCGCTCGCGCTGGGCGTGACGGACCGCATCCTCATGCTGGAGAACTCCGTATACAGCGTCATCTCGCCGGAAGGCTGCGCCGCCATACTATGGAAGACCGCCGACCGGCGGGACCAGGCCGCGGAGGCGCTCAAGATCACGGCCCCGGACCTGATCGAGCTGGGCGTGGTCGACGAGGTGATTCCGGAGCCTCAGGGGGGAGCGCACAACGGCCCGGGCGAGGCCGCGGATGCAGTGCACGAGGCGCTCGTGCGGCACCTCGACGAACTCGTCGCCATGTCCGCGGACGAACGCCGCGCCACGCGCTGGGCCAAGTACGAGGCGATGGGAAGCTGGCGAGAGGCAGAGTAG
- a CDS encoding DUF6789 family protein — protein sequence MNTNLGRAALAGVVGTAVMTLVATKIAPMMGMPPMNPADMLAGFMADNAMMGWIAHFMIGIVLAGIYGSVAGKLPGPPVARGALFALAPFLVLQVVLMPMMGLGFFSGSASMAMGALVGHLIYGAVVGGIYGAPSAQAAAA from the coding sequence ATGAACACGAACTTGGGACGTGCTGCGCTCGCCGGAGTGGTCGGAACCGCCGTGATGACGCTGGTGGCGACAAAGATCGCACCCATGATGGGCATGCCGCCCATGAACCCCGCGGACATGCTCGCCGGATTCATGGCCGACAACGCGATGATGGGCTGGATCGCCCACTTCATGATCGGGATCGTGCTCGCCGGCATCTACGGCTCGGTGGCCGGCAAGCTGCCCGGCCCGCCGGTGGCACGAGGGGCGCTCTTCGCGCTGGCGCCGTTCCTGGTTTTGCAGGTCGTTCTCATGCCCATGATGGGACTCGGTTTCTTCTCCGGGTCGGCTTCCATGGCCATGGGCGCCCTGGTCGGGCACCTGATCTACGGAGCCGTCGTGGGCGGAATCTACGGGGCGCCCTCCGCGCAAGCGGCGGCCGCGTAG